Genomic segment of Halostella limicola:
GCCGCCTTCGTGACGCTCGGCGACCCGAACGTCTACTCGACGTTCGGCCACCTCCGCCGGACGATGGCGCACTTCCACCCGGACGTGGACCTCGAACTCGTCCCCGGCGTCAGCGCGGTCACCGCGTTCACGACGGCGCTCGGCGTCGAGATAGACGCCGGCGCGGGGCTGGCGCTCCGCGAGGCCGCGCAGGGGGCCTCCCCGACCGGCCCGGACCGGATGGTCCTGTTCAAGGTCACCGACGCGCCCGCGACCCACGAGGGGCTGGTCGAGGCGGGCTACGACGTTACGTACGGCCGGCGGCTCTACATGGAGCAGGGCGAAACGCTCGTCACCGACGATCCCGAGGAGATCGCCGAGCGCGACTACTACACGCTGGCCTACGCCGAGAAG
This window contains:
- a CDS encoding cobalt-factor II C(20)-methyltransferase; translated protein: MTLYGVGLGPGDAELITVKGKRALEAADVVYSPGRLSRTVATEHVPEERIGDLDFPMTRDEEKLRRAWKEAAAEIAPRAREGDAAFVTLGDPNVYSTFGHLRRTMAHFHPDVDLELVPGVSAVTAFTTALGVEIDAGAGLALREAAQGASPTGPDRMVLFKVTDAPATHEGLVEAGYDVTYGRRLYMEQGETLVTDDPEEIAERDYYTLAYAEKADLSVDRATAKFGHSEERAEAAEHGDEVEPRRADRRDEGVPSDD